A single region of the Changchengzhania lutea genome encodes:
- a CDS encoding LETM1-related biofilm-associated protein, with the protein MNPSARGWIKKLIKRFEEDEFLLNLSEDTFYEALRACGFIYGFNMVSVGNIIPKQDLTDDELCKLNLFIALMHAHTSAGCQSPVIGSITHFYSEINEVKTSFLHNLFGGHNKHSLEYIINRRIQIDNNMLSKNFNYYSINALLYVDVLAYKQYLKNESLSRVYIKNLEAAIEVIILNALNSKANKKEYDTGFIKLFESSMRYHNHDDVDYDEGLKVVSNTDEKSYLLDLASMATWSDNLIDYSEQKFLLKLGKDLNLDEITTKASLKNVADFYEIHKNNMALLSSQNIVQNFYNNSSKIVIKLITRNSKRIYRELKGSKELMRLLTQSTVRPLTTAEQKKVNEQLLDIFKTIPSLAIFLLPGGALLLPLVIKFIPKLLPSAFDDNRIE; encoded by the coding sequence ATGAATCCTTCGGCTAGAGGTTGGATAAAAAAATTGATCAAGCGTTTTGAGGAAGATGAATTCCTTTTAAATCTAAGCGAAGATACTTTCTACGAAGCACTGCGTGCTTGTGGTTTTATATACGGTTTTAATATGGTTTCTGTGGGAAACATAATCCCAAAACAAGACCTTACAGACGATGAATTATGCAAACTAAATTTATTTATTGCCCTGATGCACGCGCATACAAGTGCTGGTTGCCAAAGTCCTGTAATAGGTAGTATTACTCATTTTTATTCTGAAATCAATGAGGTTAAAACCTCGTTCCTTCATAATTTATTTGGAGGGCATAATAAGCACAGTTTGGAGTACATTATTAACAGGCGTATTCAAATTGATAACAATATGTTATCTAAAAACTTTAACTATTACAGTATCAATGCCCTGTTATATGTTGATGTTTTGGCCTACAAGCAATACTTAAAAAACGAATCGTTATCGCGTGTCTATATTAAAAATTTAGAAGCTGCCATTGAAGTGATTATTCTCAATGCGCTAAATTCTAAAGCCAACAAAAAGGAATACGATACCGGTTTTATAAAACTATTTGAATCTTCAATGCGCTATCATAATCACGATGATGTTGATTATGATGAGGGTTTAAAAGTGGTTTCCAATACTGATGAGAAGAGCTACCTTTTAGACTTGGCATCAATGGCCACATGGAGCGATAATCTAATAGATTATTCTGAGCAAAAATTTCTTTTAAAACTCGGCAAGGATTTGAATTTAGATGAAATCACAACAAAAGCGTCTCTAAAAAATGTAGCCGATTTTTATGAGATACATAAAAACAATATGGCCTTGTTGAGCTCTCAAAACATCGTGCAGAATTTCTATAATAATTCCAGTAAAATTGTCATAAAACTTATAACACGAAATAGCAAACGTATTTATCGTGAATTGAAAGGTAGCAAAGAACTCATGAGACTTCTTACCCAGAGTACTGTGCGCCCTCTAACCACTGCTGAACAGAAAAAAGTTAACGAGCAGCTTTTGGATATTTTCAAAACGATACCCAGTCTCGCCATATTTCTGCTTCCAGGTGGCGCCTTACTCTTACCTTTAGTTATTAAGTTTATTCCCAAATTATTACCCTCAGCTTTTGACGATAACAGAATTGAATAA
- the lpxD gene encoding UDP-3-O-(3-hydroxymyristoyl)glucosamine N-acyltransferase: MKSYTVEEISTLVNGVLLGNTTNKITGPEQLQQAKDNQITFIGSTKYIKLWKDSKACAALVNDNLTVEPEDNRAIIKVKNADLAMAKILELFNPPAPQFDVDIHPTAVVDASATIGEGCKIGANCYVGKNVVLGNGVTMYPNVCVFDETSIGDHTTIWSGTVIRERCIIGSHCIFHTNVSIGADGFGYRPSDDGRGLVKVPQIGNVIIGHYVEIGANSCVDRAKFSSTIIGDGCKIDNLVQIAHNSIMGRSCIMAGHSGLAGSVTLGDGVIIGGSASIKDHTTIHSGATVGAGSGVMNDVKAGETVLGYPAQDARDMLKQWVAMRRLAKK, encoded by the coding sequence ATGAAATCATATACTGTTGAAGAGATTAGCACGCTAGTTAATGGCGTATTACTAGGGAATACTACAAATAAAATAACAGGGCCGGAACAATTACAACAGGCCAAAGACAACCAAATCACCTTTATAGGAAGCACTAAATACATTAAGCTTTGGAAAGACTCTAAGGCCTGTGCAGCATTAGTAAATGATAATTTAACAGTAGAACCGGAAGATAATCGTGCTATTATTAAAGTGAAAAATGCCGATTTAGCTATGGCCAAAATACTTGAACTATTTAATCCGCCCGCACCACAGTTCGATGTAGACATTCATCCAACGGCTGTTGTGGATGCTTCGGCAACTATAGGTGAGGGCTGTAAAATTGGAGCCAACTGTTATGTGGGTAAAAATGTGGTTCTTGGCAATGGTGTAACTATGTATCCTAATGTTTGTGTTTTTGATGAAACTTCTATCGGTGACCACACGACTATATGGTCTGGAACCGTGATTAGAGAGCGTTGCATTATTGGTAGCCATTGTATTTTCCACACAAATGTAAGTATTGGAGCAGATGGTTTTGGCTATCGCCCGAGTGACGATGGTAGGGGCTTGGTAAAAGTACCTCAAATAGGAAATGTCATAATAGGGCATTATGTAGAAATCGGAGCCAACTCCTGCGTAGACCGAGCAAAATTCAGTTCTACTATTATAGGCGATGGTTGTAAAATAGATAACCTGGTGCAAATAGCACATAACAGTATTATGGGGCGGTCTTGCATTATGGCAGGCCATAGTGGTTTAGCAGGTTCGGTAACTTTAGGAGACGGTGTTATTATTGGAGGTAGTGCTTCTATTAAAGACCATACCACCATACACTCTGGCGCAACCGTTGGTGCGGGCTCTGGTGTGATGAATGATGTTAAAGCTGGTGAAACGGTTTTAGGATATCCAGCACAGGATGCTAGAGATATGTTAAAGCAATGGGTAGCGATGCGTAGGTTAGCAAAAAAATAA
- a CDS encoding LytR/AlgR family response regulator transcription factor, which produces MHVIIIEDEKPSARRLQRMLQKLDIEVSIMLHSVEESIVWFENNTHPDLIFLDIQLSDGLSFEIFESIDIKSAIIFTTAYDEYALKAFKLNSIDYLLKPIDDGDLAVAVKKYQERAPQKQAVTLDFNDIKKLLVNPIDRAYKKRFSVKIGQHLKLINIDDIECFYSENKGTYLYTGEGRNYLLDTTLELLENELEPQTFFRINRKFFVNINAIKDMVSYTNSRLQIKLKSYNEQDIIVARERVKDFKGWLE; this is translated from the coding sequence ATGCACGTAATCATTATAGAAGACGAAAAACCATCTGCACGTCGTTTGCAGCGGATGCTTCAAAAATTAGATATTGAAGTGAGTATTATGCTTCACTCTGTAGAAGAATCTATAGTTTGGTTTGAAAATAACACACATCCCGATCTTATATTTTTAGATATTCAGTTAAGTGATGGTTTATCTTTTGAGATTTTTGAAAGTATCGATATTAAATCGGCTATCATATTCACCACGGCTTATGATGAATATGCTTTAAAGGCCTTTAAGTTGAATAGCATCGATTATTTATTAAAGCCCATAGACGATGGCGATCTTGCTGTTGCTGTAAAAAAATATCAAGAACGTGCGCCACAAAAGCAGGCCGTAACCTTAGATTTTAATGATATTAAGAAATTACTTGTAAATCCTATTGATCGCGCATATAAAAAGCGTTTTTCGGTAAAGATTGGTCAGCATTTGAAGCTTATAAATATTGATGATATTGAATGTTTTTACAGCGAAAATAAAGGCACCTATTTATATACTGGAGAAGGGCGGAACTATTTGTTGGATACCACCTTGGAACTCCTGGAAAACGAATTGGAACCCCAGACTTTTTTTAGAATAAACAGAAAGTTTTTTGTGAATATAAACGCTATAAAAGATATGGTGAGTTATACCAATTCCCGACTGCAAATCAAGTTAAAATCCTATAACGAACAAGACATTATTGTCGCTCGCGAGCGGGTTAAGGATTTTAAAGGATGGCTAGAGTAG
- a CDS encoding 2TM domain-containing protein, which produces MKRHQIKTSKESFGKENAYLRAEKRLKELKGFYWHLFWYLAVNIFLIIVILVNSNGDNIWHFGTYTTPFFWGIGLGFHALSVFGKNLIFSKRWEDRKIQEHMDKEKKQWK; this is translated from the coding sequence ATGAAACGGCATCAAATTAAAACTAGTAAAGAATCCTTCGGAAAGGAGAATGCTTATTTGCGTGCAGAAAAAAGATTAAAGGAACTAAAAGGTTTTTACTGGCATTTATTCTGGTATTTAGCCGTAAACATTTTTTTAATTATTGTTATACTTGTGAATTCAAATGGTGACAATATTTGGCATTTTGGAACATACACAACACCATTCTTTTGGGGCATAGGCTTGGGCTTTCATGCTTTGAGTGTCTTTGGTAAAAATTTAATTTTTAGCAAAAGATGGGAAGACAGGAAAATTCAAGAACACATGGATAAAGAAAAGAAGCAGTGGAAATAA
- a CDS encoding 2TM domain-containing protein, which translates to MTKSKKNIYASFIIGCAIFLIGNFFSDGFEFDSVTHFLIDFAFYQLYSFVLGYSNMFFFDYMERRQWKKRDTIKRIIVGIFGSTIITLIGLFLLRMLTDLLMNGKTFQEFIYNEKFEYYQFGLWITLTIVIIFHFIYFYNKYQQNKIKEQKVIAGTASAKFDALKNQLDPHFLFNSLNVLTSLIEENPDNAQKFTTSLSKVYRYVLEQKNKELVTVDEELQFAKTYMSLLKMRFEDSIVFTMPEQASNPESKVVPLSLQLLLENAVKHNMVTSSKPLHITIYEDADSLVVENNLQPKQIVKKSSGVGLSNIKQRYDLLTNKKVQINKETARFAVAIPMLTKQISIMRTPTEPELNESYVRARNHVDELKGFYYSLISYILVIPFLIFINYRTSWGFQWFWFPLFGWGIGLSIQAFRVFVNDGAFGRGWEKRKIEEYMREEEKQWD; encoded by the coding sequence ATGACAAAATCAAAAAAAAATATTTACGCCAGTTTCATTATTGGATGTGCTATCTTTTTGATTGGAAATTTTTTTTCAGATGGATTTGAATTCGACAGTGTCACCCATTTTTTAATTGATTTTGCTTTTTATCAGTTGTATTCCTTTGTTCTTGGTTATTCCAATATGTTCTTTTTCGACTATATGGAACGACGCCAATGGAAAAAGCGTGACACTATAAAGCGTATTATAGTTGGAATTTTTGGTAGTACAATCATCACTTTAATTGGTTTGTTTCTTCTAAGAATGCTCACGGATTTATTAATGAATGGCAAAACCTTTCAAGAATTTATTTATAACGAAAAATTTGAATACTACCAATTTGGATTATGGATAACCTTAACCATCGTCATCATTTTCCATTTTATTTATTTCTATAATAAGTATCAGCAAAATAAGATTAAGGAACAAAAGGTTATTGCGGGCACAGCAAGTGCTAAGTTTGATGCCTTAAAAAATCAGCTTGATCCTCATTTTCTATTCAATAGCTTAAATGTGTTAACTAGTTTGATAGAGGAAAATCCGGATAACGCACAAAAATTTACGACCTCACTTTCTAAAGTGTATCGCTATGTTTTGGAGCAAAAAAACAAGGAGCTGGTTACGGTAGATGAGGAACTTCAATTTGCAAAAACCTATATGTCTTTGCTTAAAATGCGGTTTGAAGATAGTATTGTGTTTACCATGCCAGAACAGGCATCAAACCCAGAAAGTAAAGTGGTGCCATTGTCGTTACAACTTCTTTTAGAAAATGCCGTAAAGCATAATATGGTGACCTCAAGTAAACCGCTGCACATTACTATTTATGAAGATGCAGATAGCTTAGTGGTCGAAAATAATTTACAACCCAAACAAATTGTGAAAAAGAGTAGTGGGGTGGGTTTAAGCAATATTAAACAGCGCTACGATTTGTTAACAAACAAAAAAGTACAAATTAATAAAGAAACAGCAAGGTTTGCAGTTGCCATACCTATGCTAACTAAGCAAATATCAATTATGAGAACACCAACAGAACCAGAATTAAATGAGAGTTATGTGCGTGCACGTAACCATGTAGACGAGCTTAAAGGCTTTTATTACAGCCTAATATCCTATATTTTAGTCATTCCTTTTTTAATATTTATAAATTACAGGACCTCATGGGGCTTTCAATGGTTTTGGTTTCCACTATTTGGTTGGGGCATCGGTTTGTCTATTCAGGCCTTTAGAGTGTTTGTGAATGATGGTGCTTTTGGCAGAGGTTGGGAAAAACGCAAAATTGAGGAATATATGCGTGAAGAAGAAAAGCAGTGGGACTAA
- a CDS encoding tetratricopeptide repeat protein: MKHFIMITTLLVAGFMHSQTNYEKGMQKAFELWGNNNSTEAANVFERIANAEPDNWLPAYYAAQINIVTSFGETDEDLLAAKLKKAQNLINDATAISKNNPEILVLQALLHTAWVAFDGATYGMTLSGKVVELYNKAEQLEPDNPRVVYCKAEWNIGGAKYFGQDTAPFCKDLEHALELFANFKPETPFHPNWGKERTEQVLASCKG, from the coding sequence ATGAAACACTTTATTATGATTACAACTTTATTAGTGGCTGGGTTTATGCATTCACAAACTAATTATGAAAAAGGTATGCAAAAGGCCTTTGAACTTTGGGGAAATAATAACTCAACGGAAGCCGCCAATGTATTTGAGCGTATCGCTAATGCGGAACCCGATAATTGGTTGCCAGCATACTATGCAGCGCAAATTAACATTGTAACCAGTTTTGGTGAAACTGATGAAGATCTACTCGCCGCAAAATTAAAAAAAGCACAAAATTTGATAAATGATGCCACTGCTATTTCTAAAAATAACCCAGAGATTTTGGTATTGCAAGCTTTATTGCACACCGCATGGGTGGCTTTTGATGGAGCTACTTATGGCATGACTTTATCTGGAAAAGTAGTAGAACTGTATAATAAAGCAGAACAATTGGAGCCAGACAACCCCAGGGTTGTATACTGTAAGGCAGAATGGAACATAGGGGGAGCTAAATATTTTGGTCAAGATACTGCACCATTTTGTAAAGATTTGGAACACGCCTTAGAACTTTTTGCTAACTTTAAACCAGAAACACCATTTCATCCTAATTGGGGTAAAGAACGTACAGAACAAGTGCTTGCATCTTGTAAAGGATAG
- a CDS encoding alpha/beta hydrolase, translating to MKKTLSIPIILFISYFNAISHAQQVNQGNIIMGTVDSIQSKTLNELRKIWVHVPNAGNNTTEKYPVVYLLDGYAHFASVTGMIQQLSSINGNTIVPKMIVVGIPNTNRMRDLTPVAEINAGDKTDESHSGGGEQFMDFLETELIPYIEEKYPTAPYKMYIGHSLGGLTVINTLLKRPELFSSYLAIDPSLWWADSFTLNESKIILNEKDFLEKSLFVGIANTMDPKMDLNSVKKDTTQTTQHIRDILEFSKNVVPNSPHQNPINSFG from the coding sequence ATGAAAAAAACATTATCAATTCCAATCATCTTATTTATTTCTTATTTCAACGCTATCAGTCATGCACAACAGGTAAATCAAGGCAACATAATTATGGGAACTGTCGATAGCATTCAGTCCAAAACACTCAATGAGCTCCGCAAAATCTGGGTACATGTTCCAAATGCAGGTAACAATACCACTGAAAAATATCCTGTAGTGTATTTACTGGATGGCTATGCTCATTTTGCTTCTGTAACGGGCATGATTCAACAATTGAGCTCCATAAACGGTAATACGATAGTGCCAAAAATGATTGTGGTAGGGATTCCAAACACCAATAGAATGCGCGATTTAACACCCGTTGCCGAAATCAATGCAGGCGATAAGACAGACGAAAGCCATTCTGGTGGCGGTGAACAGTTCATGGATTTTTTAGAAACCGAATTGATACCATATATTGAGGAAAAATACCCAACCGCTCCCTACAAAATGTACATAGGCCATTCCTTAGGAGGTTTAACGGTTATTAATACTTTATTAAAACGTCCAGAATTATTTAGCAGTTATTTGGCCATTGACCCCAGTTTGTGGTGGGCAGATTCATTTACTTTAAACGAATCGAAAATCATTTTGAATGAAAAAGATTTTTTAGAAAAAAGTTTATTTGTTGGGATAGCAAATACGATGGATCCAAAAATGGATTTGAACAGCGTAAAGAAAGACACCACCCAAACGACACAACATATTCGTGATATTTTAGAATTCTCAAAAAACGTTGTTCCCAATTCCCCACATCAGAATCCGATTAATTCCTTTGGCTAA
- a CDS encoding IS110 family transposase gives MKEFGVYAEDLEAICLWLKENGITSVAMESTGSYWQNLYAELAKNGFDLVLANGKFTKNARGKKTDVKDARWIQKLHALGLLSSSFLPDETTEILRTYCRQRTNWLQSAAEASSKMQKYLKLLNMRLDVVVKDVCGLTGLKIIEDICRGNLDPSSLAKHRHFNCRKSEEEIAKALKGNERQDFLFGLKQEFESYKFYQKKIKDCDSQIDKFLKKHINLDPVKKNSKPKLNHTKESIKMHLK, from the coding sequence GTGAAAGAATTCGGAGTATACGCTGAAGATTTAGAAGCCATTTGCCTTTGGCTCAAAGAAAATGGAATTACTTCTGTCGCTATGGAATCCACTGGAAGTTACTGGCAAAATCTATATGCGGAATTGGCTAAAAATGGTTTTGACCTAGTGCTTGCCAATGGTAAGTTTACCAAAAATGCCAGAGGCAAGAAAACAGATGTAAAAGATGCTAGGTGGATACAAAAACTACACGCTCTTGGTTTACTAAGCAGTAGTTTCTTACCTGATGAAACTACCGAAATATTGCGCACCTATTGCAGACAAAGAACCAATTGGTTACAATCGGCTGCAGAGGCTTCCAGTAAAATGCAGAAATATTTAAAACTACTTAATATGAGGTTAGACGTAGTGGTCAAAGATGTTTGTGGTCTTACTGGACTAAAAATAATAGAGGATATTTGCAGAGGGAACCTTGATCCAAGTTCATTGGCAAAGCACAGACATTTCAATTGTAGAAAATCAGAAGAAGAAATAGCCAAGGCTTTAAAAGGGAATGAAAGACAAGACTTTCTATTTGGCCTTAAACAAGAATTTGAATCTTATAAATTTTATCAAAAGAAAATTAAAGACTGTGACAGCCAAATTGATAAATTCTTAAAAAAACATATCAATCTTGATCCTGTAAAAAAAAACTCAAAACCAAAGCTAAACCATACAAAAGAGTCAATAAAAATGCACCTAAAATAA
- a CDS encoding transposase — MAFQYFGGIDLMEIEGVSHSTVLTIISEIGPDGFSKFPTAKHFTSWMRLAPNNKISGGKILSHRTPKGSNRIKTALRQAANAIGNLKDTHLSNFFRKIAFKKGRQVAVSATARKLAVIIWNMVTKKQAYKPPSEYLFLDQKRKMGLVKRIKKQINKFDIKPEDLDFLTS, encoded by the coding sequence ATGGCATTTCAATACTTTGGTGGAATTGATTTAATGGAAATCGAAGGAGTAAGCCATTCTACAGTACTGACAATCATCAGTGAAATTGGTCCAGATGGATTTAGTAAATTCCCAACAGCAAAGCATTTTACTTCTTGGATGAGACTTGCTCCAAACAATAAAATATCTGGAGGAAAAATACTTAGTCACAGAACTCCAAAAGGCAGTAATCGAATCAAAACAGCATTAAGACAAGCTGCAAATGCAATAGGAAATCTTAAAGATACTCATTTATCAAATTTCTTTAGAAAAATTGCTTTTAAAAAAGGAAGACAAGTTGCCGTAAGTGCTACAGCTAGAAAACTTGCTGTGATCATTTGGAATATGGTCACTAAAAAACAAGCGTATAAACCACCTTCAGAATATCTGTTCCTCGATCAAAAAAGAAAAATGGGACTTGTTAAAAGAATTAAAAAACAAATCAATAAATTTGATATTAAACCTGAAGATCTCGATTTTTTAACTTCTTGA
- a CDS encoding tetratricopeptide repeat protein yields MPLIATYDAFRFIFSWYDIDNAIVSKIMNPMISAKEVIEEITAHFNQVSAKLGYTIHPPEDLVNQMGYGLLRQDMHEKSLAFFKMNVENYPNHSNVYDSLGDYYAAVDEKEKAIKAYEKALITGGGNSYSKEKLDNLKTD; encoded by the coding sequence GTGCCCTTAATAGCAACCTATGACGCATTTCGTTTTATTTTTTCGTGGTACGATATTGATAATGCTATTGTTTCAAAAATTATGAACCCAATGATTTCTGCTAAAGAAGTGATAGAGGAAATAACGGCACATTTCAATCAAGTTTCTGCTAAACTTGGCTATACGATACATCCTCCTGAAGATTTAGTAAATCAGATGGGTTATGGATTATTACGGCAAGATATGCATGAAAAATCATTGGCATTTTTTAAAATGAATGTAGAAAACTATCCCAATCATTCAAACGTGTATGACTCTTTGGGTGATTATTATGCTGCTGTTGACGAAAAAGAAAAGGCTATAAAAGCCTATGAAAAAGCACTGATTACAGGTGGCGGAAATAGCTATTCAAAAGAAAAACTA